AATGCTATCTGGGAAATATCGGTGAATATGGCTTTGCCGTTCCGGCTGACGATTTTCATGGTCGACAAACGGCTAATGGTTCGAGCCACCGTTTCACGAGTGGTATGGGCACCGTTTGCGATAATGCTTTGAGAGGGGCAGGGGTCAATCACCAGTTCTTTTTGGCTTTCCGTTTTGTATTTTGCCAGACGCAGCAATTCCAAGCACACCCTCTCCTGCGCTCCCAACGAAACGACATCGAAAATCTGCTCGTCGCACATGCGAATAATGCCCGACATTTTTTCCAGCAATGAAAGCGCTATGTTCGGCTCTGAGATGAGCAGGCTCTTGAAGTCCCGGGCGGCAAGAGTGGCGACCTGGCATGATGTTTCGGCGACGATGGTGGCAGACCTGTTCTTTCCATCAATGGCGGCCAATTCTCCAAATACACTTCCTTCGCCCAGCCGGGCGAAGGAAATGGCGCGACCGGTAATGGTGTAATTCAGAACGTGAACGGATCCTGACGTGAGAAAGTAAACGTTCGTACTTTCTTCTCCATATTCGATAATTGTCTCCCCGGCCAGATAGCTCTCCCAATCACACTTTTCGGCAAGGGATCGGAGAGAATCCGATGTCAGTGATCGAAACATGAATATCGAACTCAGCGAATGACCGATGCCGCCGCCGGCGGTCGCGGAGCCAATGGCCTTTGCCAGGTGACTGCTTGTTTCCTGTTGTGACATGGCGGTTGGTTTTCTTGCTTAATGATCAAAGGGGTGGATGTCGAAGGCCGGGGTGCCCCAAGGGAGAGGCGGGGAGGCCCCCGTTAGCGGAACAGAGCCAGGATGCTGGTCGGTCCGGCGTTGGCGATCGAGAGTGCCTGGACGCCGAGCTGCGGCTTGATCTGCAAGGACTGCAGCGCGGCGCTTTCCTCGGCCAGATCGGCGTCGACCAGGTTGCCCACGCCCTGCTTGAGGATGTCGACCAACTGGACGGTGAACTCGGCCTGGATCTCGACCCGCTTGGCCGAGGAGCCCAGACTGGCTAGCGCGTTCGAGACCGTCACGATGGCCGTGTCGACGTCTTCCAAGGCCTGGCTGGCACCGGTGCTCAATTCGCTGGTGCTGACGCCGATGGAGGAAGTGTTCAGTTCCTGGGCGGCCACCGAAATGGTGCTGCCTTCGACGGTGCTGAGAACGCTCAGCGCACTGGCGCTCGAGGTGATCAGGTTCTTGCCGTTGAACTCGGCGGTCTCGACGATCGTCGTCAGCTGGTTGCGCAACGAGGTAAACTCGTTTTGCAAGGCATCCTTGGAATCGGTATCGAGGCCGGCCTGATTGGCCTGCACCACCTTGGCCTTCATCTCGGTCAGCAGGTCCGAGACCGCCTGGCCGGCCGAGATGGCCACGTTGACGGTGGCCTCGCCCATGGACAGCGCGGTCTTGACAGCGTTCATGCCGGCAATGTCGCCGCGCATGTTCTGGGCAATGGCGAAAGTCGCGGCATCGTCCTTGGGGCCATTGACCCTGAGGCCCGTGGTGATGCGCAGCTGGGTGGTTTCGAGGCTCTGGCTGGTTTTGCTGAGATTCTGCAGGGCGGCCATGGCGCCCGAATTGGTATTGATCGACATAACCATCTGCCGGTCTCCTCATTCTAAGACAATCGTGAAAGCATTTTGCTCACAGACCAAGTCGGCCCAGGCTCTAGGAAGCAACCGACATGCCACCGGTGAGATTTTCTGGAAAACCTCTCGACGTTAGGCTATCTTATTGAAAAATAATAAATATATTTTAGCGCATTGAATTCCAAATGGCCCGTCCAGGTGGGAAGAAATTGCCCTGACGGCAATATCTGCCGCCGCCTGGGCAAGTTTTTCCGGGCCCTCCATGGCGATCTCGGGGTGCCTTGGAATTGATCGTCGGGATTTGCAGGACTTTGTGACGCAATCTGCTCGCAGCCACACTATATGGTAGCTCAGCCTGAGCTGAGGTGCTATATTTTGTGCAGATGACTGTCTTTCTCTGCCAGGCAGCATCCGGTGGGGCCGCAATGCAGATGATTGCGAAAGGCCAGTGGATTTTGCCCGAGGTCAGCGAAGGATCGAGTCTTGATAGGGGGGCACTTCGGGACGCGCTTCCGGACGCTTAAGATCGTTGCCTCGGCGCACCGTGAGAAATCCTGCAACCAAATGGGCCACCGCGATGTGGGTCGGCCTGACAGCTCTTGTGGGCGTCCCACTGAGCCCTTGTTCCAAAACGCGAGCGCGGCGCAAAGACTAATCGAGGCAAACTCGGCAACGAAGTTAATGTTTCCAAAGCCACGATCTAGTAGATAATCGTTAAATAAGATGGGAATGACCATAATACCGGTTAAAGAAACTAAAGATACAGCATGAATAAAGTTGTCGATTGCTTCTGGGTGTATCGCTCGGGAATTGCAATAGAACACCAGCAGTAACGAGGCATGTAGAATTGCCAAGGCACCGTATTTTGGATCGGGAGACCATAGCAGGGATAATCCCATCCACCCAAATATCAGAAAGATTATTACATCAATCTCATTAATTCTTATCCTAACCGTTTGAATTCTTTGGAGCAAAATAAACAGGTTTGTCAAAATGGCGACACCCGATAGCGCCACCCATTTTGTCTCGTCGAAATTTCTGATGGTGAAAGAGCCGCCGGCAATGGTGCCGGAGTTGGAGTAAAAAACCAACACCACCAGTCCCAGGATCGCCCCGAGGATTGCCGGAACAACCGTCGCTGTGGTTTGGCGAGACCGAGTTGCGGTCACCTTGAATCCTTCACCTTTGTCGGGATGGTACAGCCCCCTTCCGGCCGCCGCGGCGCCCGATAAGGCTCCCAATGCGTTGGTTGACAAGCCATGCCGACCCTCAGAGTTCGCCGCTCCAGGAACGATCAGCAAGATCGAGCCGCAGGCTAGCACGATCTCAGCTTCGAGCAATTGCCAATAATCGTCATGCGCGCTAACGTTGCCGGACCTAAAGAGGCCGATCCGTGGAGCAACTGCCGCCTGCGGGGCGTTCGCCAGGGTGGCGCACCTGTTGTTACTATGGGGCCAGTGTGAGTAAGCTGTTCGGGAAGCGGCTTTGCCATTTCCCCCATCATCAAAAGCCGCATTAGCTAGAGTTGGTCATGTTTAGATACGCAATTGCCATCATGGCCACGCTGGGTGTCATTAATGGTGCCAGCGCAGAAAAGTTTGACACCGGACATGACTTGGAGGTGGCTTGTCGGGGTGCGGTCGAGATAATCGAGAAGGAGGCCAGCCTGGTTGGCTCCGATGGCTTCCGGGTTGGAGCGTGTGTTGGTTACATCAAAGGTACAATAGATACCATTTCCACTCTGTATCCACCAAAAGACAAGTGGCTGTGTTTACCAAATATCATGACTCCCACTAAAACCATAAAAGAGGTCATTCAATACGTCGAGAGTAATCCGAAAAGCAGACAATATCCGGCAGCTCGTTTGGTTGTAATGACCATGTGGAAAAATTGACGATGTCCAGCGAAAACACGGCAATAATGAGTGGAATAACGCGGTGTTGATACGAAACGGTTTGATAATTTGTCTGGCGTATCTCGTTTGCTATCCCTCTACCGCTTACTGCCAGTCAGAGGCATTAACCAAGGCCTATGAGCAGAGCCTGAAATATTACTCCGAGGGCCGCCATGAGCAGGCTACGCCTTATGCCGAGAAGGCTCTGACGCTGGGCGAAAGTGAGTTCGGTCCCGATCACCTATTCACAGCCGAACAACTCAACAATCTGGCAACCATCTATCAAGCTCAAGACCGGTACGAATTGGCACAACCGCTTTACCAGAGAGCCCTAGACATTCGGGAAAAGGCGTTGGGTCCGGAGCATCCTGTCGTGGCCCAAACCCTCAACAATTTGGCGACACTATACTACTTTCTGCACCTCTATCCTGAGGCTGAACCACTTTACCAACGCTCTCTTGCCATATGGGAAAAGACCTATGGGGCGGAACACCCCCAGGTGGCGACGGGAACAAACAATTTGGCTGCGCTCTACTTCATCCAGAAACGATTTGAAGATGCCGAATCTCTTTTTCTGCGTTCGTTGGAGATCCGGGAAAAGATTCTGGAATCAGGCCATCCGGAAATTACCCAAAATCTAATTAATTATTCGGCGGTTTTGCGTAAGACAGGGCGCTCGGTCGAAGCAAGAAAAATTGAAGCCAGGCTCAGGGAGCTTATGAGCAAGAAGAAGTAGACCGACCCGGGAAAACCGAACCGCCAAGCCCAAGTGCCGTGAGCCGGATGCCCCGCGCGCGCGGCGCCGGTTGGCGCTATTTCTTGTACCAGAAGGTGTCGGGGCGATAGAGGCCGAACTGGGCTCCGGGATCCCAGTTGTAGACGCCTTCCTCGGGCAGGTTCATCAGGTCGGCCCGCACCACCACCGGTTGCCTGACGCCGGCCACCATGCCGATGGTGAAGATCTCGCTGGCATGGATCTCCAGCATGCGCCGCCAGATCTTGGCCCGCGCCGGGTCGTCGACGGCCAGCAGCCAAGCCTGGTTGAGTTCGGCCAGTTCCTGCGCCGCCGCCATGTCGGGCGCCTCGCCGGCGGCGCCGGAGGTCTCGAAGTGCTGCCCCCACTTGGGCCATTGCAGGCTTTGTTGCGTCGTCGGCGCCAGCTCGGCCGGGCTCATGGCCGGTGTCGCCAGGCCGTTCTCCAAACCCGACCAGATCGACATCACCGTTTCGCCGGAAAAGATGCGGTTGCGGAAGACCTCGCGCTGCGAGGGCTTGGTAAAGAGCTTGATGCCGATCTCGGCCCAGTTGGTGCGCACCAGTTCGAGCACGTCGGTCTGCTCCGTCTCCTCGCCCGCCGTCTCGACGATGATGTGCAAGGGCCGGCCA
This is a stretch of genomic DNA from Alphaproteobacteria bacterium. It encodes these proteins:
- a CDS encoding Crp/Fnr family transcriptional regulator is translated as MSQQETSSHLAKAIGSATAGGGIGHSLSSIFMFRSLTSDSLRSLAEKCDWESYLAGETIIEYGEESTNVYFLTSGSVHVLNYTITGRAISFARLGEGSVFGELAAIDGKNRSATIVAETSCQVATLAARDFKSLLISEPNIALSLLEKMSGIIRMCDEQIFDVVSLGAQERVCLELLRLAKYKTESQKELVIDPCPSQSIIANGAHTTRETVARTISRLSTMKIVSRNGKAIFTDISQIA
- a CDS encoding flagellin; its protein translation is MVMSINTNSGAMAALQNLSKTSQSLETTQLRITTGLRVNGPKDDAATFAIAQNMRGDIAGMNAVKTALSMGEATVNVAISAGQAVSDLLTEMKAKVVQANQAGLDTDSKDALQNEFTSLRNQLTTIVETAEFNGKNLITSSASALSVLSTVEGSTISVAAQELNTSSIGVSTSELSTGASQALEDVDTAIVTVSNALASLGSSAKRVEIQAEFTVQLVDILKQGVGNLVDADLAEESAALQSLQIKPQLGVQALSIANAGPTSILALFR
- a CDS encoding Rap1a/Tai family immunity protein, encoding MATLGVINGASAEKFDTGHDLEVACRGAVEIIEKEASLVGSDGFRVGACVGYIKGTIDTISTLYPPKDKWLCLPNIMTPTKTIKEVIQYVESNPKSRQYPAARLVVMTMWKN
- a CDS encoding tetratricopeptide repeat protein, with the translated sequence MLIRNGLIICLAYLVCYPSTAYCQSEALTKAYEQSLKYYSEGRHEQATPYAEKALTLGESEFGPDHLFTAEQLNNLATIYQAQDRYELAQPLYQRALDIREKALGPEHPVVAQTLNNLATLYYFLHLYPEAEPLYQRSLAIWEKTYGAEHPQVATGTNNLAALYFIQKRFEDAESLFLRSLEIREKILESGHPEITQNLINYSAVLRKTGRSVEARKIEARLRELMSKKK